The Equus asinus isolate D_3611 breed Donkey chromosome 14, EquAss-T2T_v2, whole genome shotgun sequence genomic sequence actggataaatgaatgaatgccaagAAGTGAGAGATTATGTGGCCTGAGGAGTCACTGAAGACTTCATGGAAGGAACAAGGCTTGATCTTGGCCTTGAAGAATGGACCGAATTTGGAGAGAACAAGGGAAAACATTTCAGGCAGGGACACACTCGTCAGCAAGACCAGAGAATTGGGAATAAGTATGGTATAGCCAGGGAGCAGTGTGGACACCGGCCTGAGTAGAGCAGAGGTGTGTGTTGACAAGATCTGGAAAATAAGACTGTCTGGGTGGGAAAGGGCCCAAGTAGGAAAAACATAAGTCTGAGAATAGTGTtaaataacaatagctaatatttgtaTGGTGATTATTATCTTTAAAGTAGTTTTCCAAGTGCTTCACGAAAAtaagctcatttaatcctcacaacaaactcATGGAGTCAGTACTATTTttgtgtccattttacagatgaggaaactgaggcccagggagattaTTCTGTCAGAGTTCTCGTGGCTGATAAATACAGGGCTGGGATGCAAATCTGGGCAGAGATACAGCTGTAGAGTTTGTGTGCTGGAACGTTACGCCAAGCTGCCTCTCCCCTTCCATAACTTGGCAAAAGATCAGCTCTGGGGGGTGCAGAGTAGAGAAGCGTGACAGAGGAACCCAAGGGTTCTGGTCTTGAGACGGGAGGTAGGATGCTGCTGGGCCAGAAATGAGTGAGCCGGGAAAGGGAGGGGAACAGCCTTTGAGGAGAAGGGGAACTCAGAAAGGAGCAAGAGATCGGAGAAGCGTGGCTGGGAAAGCTTAGTGACGGGCTGTTGCATGTGCTCGGAGGCACGAGgaactgctttctgtctctctgcaaGTTTCAACACCTGTCCCATGAGTTTAACAATAGCACTGATCTCAAAGGTTAGGCTCGAATGAGACAAAATCAGGGAGGGTCACGGTACATTGCTTGGCACACACAGTGGGGGCCCGGTGAATGTGAACACTCTTCAGAGGGATTGGGACCACAAGGACTGCCCGGGGTCCTGGCTGTGAACCGGGAGTGGTAATATTAATGTTTATTTGGTGCCAGCCAGCTTGGGCCAGCTGAGCAGTCTTCAAGCAAGGCACTTGGAGGTCCCACGTGCCAGAGCCCTGGAGGGAGCAGACCGAGATGGTACGGGGGTCCTCCCAGAGGTCAGGCGCCTACGTCTCTCCTCCAGCTCTCTGGCCTTTGCAGAAGAGCTTTGACCTTGGTCTCCAGAGCAGGCGTCCCGCTAGTTAAGCCCCTGGGACCCTTCTTTCCATGCTCCATCAGCACCCCAGATGCCCTGTGGTTGACGAAGTCCTAGTTCCCAGGGCTGCAGGTTGCTGCATCTGCCGCTTCACACTGCTCATCACTTTTTTGCTCCATCTCTCAGATCCTCCCCTCTCCAAGGTGCCTGGAGCTGCTTTGGGGACGAGACAACTCGAGGTGACATGGCGCAGGATTACAGGCATGAAGCCCACAGAGGGAAGGATGCTCCCTTTCACTTCTCCTTTGATCTCTCTGATTAAGCACCTTCTCTGGTGCTAGACTGTCTTATCTTTAACACCTTTCTAACACTTCGGTTGTATCTTTTTTACAAAGAGCAGGCAGCCGGCCTTCAGCTTACAATAGGCAGCAGCCAGAATATGgcttgattgttttgtttttgttgtatttattttccCAGTTACTACTTGCTTATGGCAAgtaattcagttttcttttcacaGTAGTGATATAAAGTTCActttcaaaatatgtttattgAAGTAAAAAGCGAGTCAATTTAAAGAGAAACATGAGATACATAACTGTTGATGTGGTGTGTGGATATGAAACACTTCACAAGGGTCGTACTCAGATGACTGAGGTTGGGAAAATGCTGGAAGAGTGAAAAAGCCTGTCGAGTGTGGAAGCAGAGCTTCCCTATAAACGCTGGCTCTGCTCATTAGCACCCAAGACACTTACTCTCTttgagcctctatttcctcatctgccaaaATGCAGACAATAATTCCTACTGTGTGTGGGGTTGTTTTAAGGATTCGATGAGGTCATTTGATGTCTGTGAGTGTGGTTTGCTTGCGATGAATCTTAAGTGTTAAACAAAATGAATTGTTGCTAGTTTGAACTCTGCAATCAAATTCACCAGGTACGTGTGGACAGTGGCCAGCTTCCCAGGACTTCCATCCCACAGTGGGGCTGAAATCTGGGCAAATCAGGAAGCTCCCTTGCCTCATTTCCTTCTAGGTAAATGGGGATGGTACTGGGAAGATTAAACCATGACATGAGTGCACAGTGCTAGGACACAGCCCGGTACAAGCGATGTTGGGTCAGTGTGAGCTCTTACAACTATAACTCTGCCCCCAGAGTGACTGGAATCCTATGTGGCTCAGCTCCCTGGAGCTGTGAAATACTGGGTGTGTGCCAAAAGCACTCCAGGAAGTCGGGGTTGGCAGAGGTGACGACGTGGGCCTCTCATGCTTTCTGATATtgaatattcaaaatatccaACTGTCCTTCCACTCTCCCCGGGGAGCCCTCCGAGCCGGCGCAGAgcgccctcctcccctcctgcgcCATGTGGAATAGCTCCCGTTTAGATTTCATCTTCCTGCAACAGCGCTTGCTGCGGACTATATTGTGTCCTCCCCAGATCCACGTGTTGAAGCCTTACCTCTCAACGTGGtggtatttggagacagggcttcTGGGAGATAATTAGGCTTAGATGAGGCCATGAGGGTAGGGCCCCCGTGATGGGACTGGTggttttataagaagaggaaaagagagcttAATCGCGTGcatgcgtgcatgcacacacgcactttctctctctcctccatatgaggacatagcaagaagaccgcgtctacaagccaagaagagagctcCCCAGGAGCCCAATCTCTGGCtccttggtcttggactttccagcctctagaaccgtgagaaataaatgtctgttgtttaagcccccctgacaagtggtattttcttatagcagtctgagctgactaagacaatgCTAACTCTGCCTGGAATCCTCCCCAGGttaaaaaagatatatggatTATTTCCAAAGTGCTAATCCTTTTACACGCGACATTGTATTGAAGCCTCACGACTCTATGGAGGAGAGTACTGTTACTGtgtcccatttgacagatgaggagactgaggcttgaAGTTTAGGTGGACTTGCCCGGGGTCCCAGAGCTGCTGTGTGCCAGAGCCAGATTTTGAACACCAGCATTCACACGCCCACCCCCAGCTAGCCTCCAGCCATTTGGATGAGGGACACACCCACCCTGATATGGGCAAGAGCACCTTGCTGGCCTCAAGGGGTGCAGGGGGATCCTTCCTAGTGGCCCGAGTGTGGATGAGCAAAGCCCAGCTTCCACCACAGAGATGAGCCAGCTGGATGACAGGGCAGTGAGTTTGTGCAGACGTACCCAGAAGAACACCACGCCCAGCTCCGTTGGTTACGACAAGGCAAAACCTTTAATAACATGAGTGCTTATTACATTAGCTGCTTCGGGGCTCTGACATCTTTGATTTCTGGTCATGTTTTTCTAACACGTAAAGGTGAATGCCTCCCTCAGGGCCACCTGGGTGGTTGGTAGCTCGAGGATTTGTGTGAGTAGACAATGGGGACAACTCTGCACACGCCTGCTGGGGATTCAGggatccccacccccagccaccacCTGTGACTTTGAGTGAAGTCCTCTTCCAACGAGGGAAGAATGTGGAGGTCCTTCCagtaaagaaggaagagaggaaaacatcTGGCACAGATACACAAAGAGGGGAATGACATCATGGGTTTGGCTTGAAAGTTGGGGAGGAACAGAGGGGTTAGGACTTGGAGGGCGAGGGGCAAAGTGTGGGAGAGAGCTGAGTCCATTTGGTTTCATTCTTTGTAAAAAGTAATACCATCACGAGGACCATGCCATGCAACCTCGGAGACACCTCTGTACGCTTCCCCCAAGGCTGtgcaggggcagagggcagaggtcagTTCAGACCGGCGTGGTGCGCCTGTTGGCCGGATTATTATGCAGCGAATCTTTGAATTCTTTGGGCGTGGAATTATGGAACTGTAGAAAAGCATGGTCCCGGTCGGAGTTGAGGAGGGTCCCCATGGTGATCTTTGAGGGGTCCCGGGAGAGGGTGAACATTGAGATGTCAGTGGAAGGGATGGTGTGGAAGCCTTTGCTGATGGGGGACAGGTCTCGGGATCTGGGCTCCGTGGAGCGAGAACTTGACCGCCTCCGGAATCTATACCTGTAGGGTGGAAGGCGGGCAAAAGTAGATTTCTTCAGGAGCTCCGAGTGGGATTTGGCACGTAGCTGCTGATGTTTTTCTATATAGATGTGCACGGCGACGACACCCACAATTTCCGCGATGATGAAAGAGAAGGCTCCGAAATAAAAGGACCAGCCATAGGAGTAGCTTTTTTTGGAGTCTCGCTGCCCGGGGTCTCCGGCATTGGCTGATATATAAACTATGATGCCGATGATGTTGCTTAACcctaagagaagggaaaagaaaaatacgtCTTTTAGAAAGCTCAGAGGTAACTGTCATTTTTAGTcttgaaatatttatagagaaTGTGGAGGTaacagggagagaggagaatggatTCATGGCCAGGAAATCCACCCGCTGAGCTCCTGTCGCATGGTCTGTCTCCTGGGAAATGAAGAATTCCAGGGCTCCGTCCCAGGCGATGTGCGTTCAGCGGAAGAATACATCCCACCCCTACAGCAAATGCAGCAGACTCATAATGCGGGTATTTTCCCTTAGAAGCAATTCATTCCATCAAAACTTAATCTTCAGCACTAAGTCATGAGGAGGATAAAATAAAGGCGCTACAGGTCCCTGGCCTCGAGTTCTTCACCATTAGTAGGAGAGACTGACATAGAAATGCAATTATAGCAAAATACAGTGAGAGCTCTCCCAGAGACACGTGTAAAATGGCTCGGGAGCAAAGGGAGCGAGAATGACTAAGCCACCTCTCTTTGAAgacaaggtgacatttgagctggatcCTGAAAATTGAATAGGGGTGAGCCAGGAGATGAAAGGCTATTGACTACGGAGTGTGAGAGAAGGAATTGAGAATGACTTGCTAGGGTTCTGGCTTGGATGATGGGGAGGTTGGTGGCATCTTGAGCTAAATAAGaggcagcagagagaagaggTTTAGAGAAGAGGAGATATTTGGATACAGCAAGTAGGAAGTGGTTATCAAGAGTGCAAATGTGGCTGTCCAGGGGACATATATGGGTCTGCAGGTGCAGTCTGGTTACTGACGAGCCTGTGGCTGGGACAGTAGCTTACCAAGTCTTTGCATCTGCACAGGACAAGATAATGCTTTAGATTAGCTGTTGTACAAGCATCAGGAATTGGGGAAGATGAAGCTGTTGTCCCCAAAAGGCAATGCCTGCGGACTTAGTGTTCCCAAGGGCCAGCGGAATAGCACTGGAAACAGCTGCCCAGTCAGCCGGAGAGGAATTGATTCTCTAAGGAGTAGTAAGGAGAAACGATAGAACCTGAGAGCTCAGGGGCTGTGCTCATCTCTGACCACCTTTCTCGTATTATTGCTCCAAAGGCAAAATGTCTGTTTTTGTCCTTCTGCTTCAAGGGCCTCATCTGGGCCTTGATACCAACCGTGACTCAGGGAGGTTGGGACATCAGCTGGAATCTCCTTGCCTCCAAATTTAGGCCACCTGTGGGCTAGTGCTAAATGGAGTCTGTTCCTGGCACCAGTTGGCAAATGACCATTTCCAGGGGCCTTCTGAGTACCCCCTCTTTTCCTCGAATGCTCCATACTCTTCCTGGGGATCCCCAAGATCTCCCCATAGTCCAGCAACCCAAGGGTTAAAGCCGGGCATAGCAGGAGCCTGTGGACTCTGCTCCAGTGCCGCCACTCTGATTGGCCAGTGCACAAGCACTAAGGGGAATTAATATTTTGCATATGATCCCTGGCCATACTCCATCTAGGACTTGCCCTGGAGGGCAGCGCTGGAGTCTGCTTctgccctgtctcctcttggcctGACCCAGCTCAGTCATTCAGCAGGTAGACAGCGCATTTTAATCACTGAACTATTCCTTAATATGTGGGTTGACACAGCTGGCCCAGTGTCAGGCTGCAGGAAACCACAGGATGAAAAATGGCTCCTCTTTCTGGAGTGTCAATTTGGCTTGAAGATTAGTAAGGAAGACacattcttttatattaaaatgaacATGGATATAATAAGGAGGTGAGAGCAGAATTCACAtgaatttttaagtgtaaaggAGAGACAGACTTCAAAGACATTTCAGCTCACGGAATGCGGCTTCTAGCGATGCCCCCTGACTCCCCAGGGccaccttttctctctcctctgccagcAGGGAAATTTTGGTGGCAAAGTTTGGGAAGCCCCCAGAGGGAGTCTTGCCAGGGAAAAAGTAAACGAAGAAGTTCAAAGAGAAGCTCAGATGTCAGCCCAGGTGaaaggaggcaggaagccagaTGAGTTGCCATCTATTTATAGGGCACTCACTATGAACCAGGCAGTGTGCGGAGTCTTTATGAGCATCATCGCAATCCTTGCAACAGGCCCACTTTAAAAAGATTACCCctttttacagacaaggaaactgaggcacagagaagataacttcccaagtttacacagctagGACATAgtgaggtgggatttgaacccaggactgtCTCTTAGCCACAGCTATGTTTAGATTTCAGTAACAAAGCTTAGAAAGAACAAGGTATAAGCGGGCAATTGCTGCCTCCCAGCCACCAGACAGTCGGCTCCCTGCGGGCAGGCCTTGGATGGTTTTGTTCATTGCCACAGCCCCATCCCCTAGGCAGAGCCTGACCCAGAGCAAGACTGCAgtgcatatttgttgaatgagtgaacgaatTGAATCGGCCCAAGAATTAAGTGGTACCATTTGTATAGTAACAGTTACTGTGTGCTAGGAGCAGTTCCAGGCACGTTACACATaccaactcatttaatcctctcgaCAGCCTGAAGAGGTAGAGccattattagccccatttttcagatgaggaaattgaggcacagagaggtcaagagaCTTGCCCGAGTTTACACAACTGGGAAGTAGTAGAGGCAAGATTTGcaccaggcagcctggcttcagagcctgtgctcttcaACATCgtgcacggtgcctggcacacagtcggtGCTCAGTAAAGGGTTGTTGATTGCTTGCAGGAAACCACAGAACCTTACAACAGCTGAGCGAAAAAGAGCCTTAGAAAGTGCTGAGTCCTCCAAAACTTTCATTTTATAGGTGGAAAAACTAAAGCTGTTCAGGTCTTCCAggagatgtgtgtgtgcaggggcgGGGAGTCCATGAACAGACCCCAAACTTCTGGCTTCTCCTCGGGGCTTTCGCCACTGCTCCTCGTGTGTCCCAGTTCTCGTGTGTCTGATCTACCTGCCATCTCTCAGAACAGCCCTGTGAGAAGAAAGCTGTGACACTCTCTTCCCTAACAATCCCCTTGGGGGACAAAATAATGATCTTCTCTTGTTTGGGAAACCCACACGTCAGCACAACACATCCTCCTCTGGGTCAGTCAGAGCCCAGGAGGTCTGGACAGGCTGCCAGCGACTAGAACGTGACTCCAAGCCACACAAGTCCCTGGGTTACCATCTGTCCACACAAAGCGTGGTCCAGGGCCACAGCCACCTTTGGGGTGACCACATGCCTGTGGCAAGATGGCGGCTTTCTCCCTGATCTGTTGCTGGAGTCTGTTCCCAGAGACTCAGAGCTGGATGCGGTCCAGCTTCCTCATTTCACAGAGCGGGCAACAGTGGGGCCAGAAGCCGAGCAAGATCGTAGAGGGGCCAGGGCTTCAGACTTTGGAACTACAGATATCGTTGCTGCTTTTCCAGTACTGGAAAATAATACTGTGCTTTTTATGTTCAGCCTCCTTCCAACAACCCTGTGTAGTAGGTACTCTGATTATTTCCCAATTTACATCAAGGAAACCAAGTCACAGGGAGTTGGTAGTGTTCCCAAGGCCCTACAGGTGGAGCCGGTGGGCAAGTCCAGGGGGTGAGGCCCTCTTACCCACCATGTGAGACTCTTCCCCATTGTTCCCTCCCCAAAAAATATCATGCCGTTATTGGGCAAAGTTTGAAGGTCATCACCAAGGTGTCAATTCCTCTTCTCCCCCACCCACCTTGCTCTTTGCTTCTCTAAAGCATTTCTTGCAGCTGGCATTGactgaggggtggggtgggaagagatGGCAAAGGGATGAACGGAGGGGAAAGAGGGGAAGACGAGGAGAGTGGAGGCGGGGTGCAgatgaagaagggagagagaaggcagagacgAGGACCCCTTCCTGAAGCCTGTCTCGTCCTCTTGCCACCTCCTGTTCAGAGTCCTCCCTGAGAGCCTCTGGCGTGGCCCGCTTTTACCTTGTTCCGAGACATGTTTGAACAGTGTGAGGATTTGAGCGCTTGAGAAGCTGGGAACAGTACTTAACCAGCAAGCGCACGTCTCAAAGGGCCAGAGATAGTAGGTGAACATGACGAAGTGAACACAAAGTTGGACCCCTTTAAAGCACACTGAAGTAGTCTCAGGTTCACGCATTACACACACCGTATGTGCCCCCACCCCTCCATGTGCAAGCATATACCCACCCTCTCTTCTcagtcactctctctccctctccgaGCTGACCTTGCCACCCTGCCTCCTCATCTCACCATCACGCCACCCTGAGCTAGAGTGTCATCACCTTTGGTTCTACTTAAAGGCTTTGGGTCCTCCTTAACACAAGTCAAACattctcttgctctttccctGGAGGGAACCCTCAATAGCATTGCTTTGTCCTCCTGGCCCTGGCTTGAGTTTGGTGTCTGTGAAGATCTCAGGGCTGGGGCCAGATGCTCACCTGCAGAGACAAAAAAGATGCCCGCGCTGAGGATGACGTTGTGTCTGCTGCGGTGGAACTCGCTGGCTGCCACGCAGAGCCCACCGAAGAAGAGCAGCGTGACGCTGAGGATGGGGAAGATACTGGAGGCCCTCACGGCCCCTGCGGAGAGAACAAGAGAGGGTTCGGCCTGCACCCCAGCCCGCCCCAGGACCAACCCCGCATGGGCATGGGGCTGCCGAGGGGAAAACAGCCCCCGAGCAGGCGGACAGAGCCGCAGCTCACATGGGCGTGAGACCAGTGCGGTCACTTGGGGCTCTGGGCTTGCGGTTAACGCTTGCAGTCACCGTCCTGCaattcttcataattttatctttgaatttgtcTTTTATAAGTAAGTCTGATGGGCCAATGGAGCACGCACTCGGGGCTTGGAGCCCCGACTTAAGTGCGACCCCACCTCCCTACCTCCCCTTCTCCTTGGAGTACGTTCTCAGCTGTCCACTCTCCCACCTAACCAGCCACGCTTTGCTCCTGGTGGGGGCTGGGCATGGACACGAGTAGAATCAAGGTTGGGTGCAAGGCCCAGGTAATTTTGAGGCTACATACTCACCCCTCGAGTGTCCCTGTGCCCCAGGGAtatgacattaaatagcaaataaaagacACCATAACAGGTCAAGAGAGAGATcccagaagaaacaaaaaagctttttttGCCTGAATTTTGAACCAGGAGCCCAAGATCTTtgttttgcactgggccctgcaaattacgTAGCCAGCCCTGCATCCAGGAGCTCCCATCCGATCACATGCTGTTCACCCAaatgcagaatctttcccaccaCACACCTACATTTGCCTAGCACTGAGTCTGGCAATACACACTTAATATCCATTTAGTcactgaataaacaaacaaatttatttattcattcaacaatatttattgagcacctactaagtgccaggtgctgtgctgcaTCCTGGGAGACTAGTGGAAATGTCTAACAATCGCAAGGGAACAGGAAGTCACTGAGAGCTGGAGCAGTGTCCTGGAGGCCCCTGTGTTAACTCTTTAGTTGCTGGATCACGGAGACACCCTAAGGTTCGGGGAGAGGGCTCCTACGGTGGGGATCCCAGTATTCACCCAACCAGTATAAGAGTATTTCCTAGTAGACCCAGGCCAGAATACAGTTGAATAAATTCTGTGTTCACTGGTGTACAAGAGCTGAGGTCCCTGTCTGCACGGGGCTTGCATTCTACTAGAGATGACAGGCAGGACCGGCTACATAGTTGGGAGGGCcctgtgcaaaatgaaaatgcaaggccTCATGTTCCaaaattattgagaatttcaGGATGCCGACAGCAGAGCACTGAACCAAGTGTGGGCCCTTGTAAGGGCGGGCCCTGTGTGGCTGAGAGGGCCGCAAGAACGAGGCTTGAGCTGACCACGGCTCAGACTAGGGTGGTAGACTGGAGGTGGTGAGGTGTCGGAATCAGGATGTATCTGGAAGATACAGCCAACAGAATTGGCAATGGGATGTGAGAGAAAGGAGCTGAGAAGGACTCCCACGTCTGGTGCTCAGCCTCTGCGTGAACGGTGGTGCCCTTAGTGACACAGGGCATGTGcacgggcgggggggggggggggggggggggggggggggcggggtcgGTGCAGATTTAAGCCTGCGCGTTTATTGAGTTCTGCTGTGGCTCTAGCTCCAGCCGTCTCCGTTTGCTGCTGCGCGGCAGTGCTCACGCTCCAGCTGCAAAGCTCCTTCCACAGCGCCATGATGGGGTTTTCTCAGTCTCATGGAAAAAgttttctgaaagtttggtaacTGATTTAGCCAGTGAGGGTTGTCTGGGAGGGCCGATTGAGGAgaactggggggaggggctgaggccaCGCAGCGGGGAGGGGCTcaatggagagaagagaatggaagaGTCCTTGCTTTTGCTTCAAGACGGCTGCCCCAAATTATGCAACCTTGGCGTCTGGGCTGACCAGGGTCCCAGTAACCGTGTCCCTCCTGCCCCTCTGCTGCGATGGTGGAGTTTTGGGAAGTGCTTCAACCTGCCTTGAAATGCTGATGGGAGAAGTGAGGCATGGGGAGACCCTGTCCCTGGAACCGTGATTAGGTCAGTCTCCATCCTGGCTTCGGGCCGGTCAGTCACTGCCCAGGAGTCCTGGGCCCAGGTCTGGCCTCTGGCCTGCCCTGCGCTGTCCTGCACATCTCTGCTGCCACACAGGCTTGCAGGGGGCAGAGCTGGTCCCCTGTTCCTCTAGCCCCCAGGTCAAAGGGTGATCCCCGGGAAGCAAGCTTTGGGTCCTGGGTGGGCACATGGGCCCCGCTGTGGGCGTGCTTTATTTATAACTTCTAAATATTTACACGGATGACCTGTGGGTTTCCATTAGGACTTTGGCCCCAGGCCCCACAACTATCAGGCATGAGTCTGCCTCGAATGGTTTCAAGCACTTGTTAGGAACTTGTGAACAAATGTTTAAAGTGATCATTTGCATTGTGTATTCAAAAGAAGTTGCTCAGATATTCAATATGATGAGTTCAATTGATTAAAAGAGAGtaccctttttttaaaatttttttttttaatttcaaagtatGGCTAAAGGATGATTATGCCCAAAGGAAATGATCTGAACGTTGGAAGCTATTGAATTGTGTTGGTTGTGTATATCTGGAATGTGTGACCATGAGCTGTGTAAACGCGGCTATTTCCCACTTGGTGCAGTAACCATTTGGCAACCAATTGGTGGCCCACTCTCCACCCCACAAATGAAACACGAACAGATCCTGTTAACTCTGGCTACAGGCGTCTGCCTCAGACAGGACATTCGCTGCTGCCATTTTCTCCTGAGCCAGTCGGGGTCTACGCGGGAATCCTTTTATCCCAGCGGACACGTGGTGGCTTCAGAACAAAAGGTTTTACTGTCTTGCTTCcctgtttctcctcctcctcctctggggcTAAGCTGGTGTCTTAGGGGTGGGGATGGAAGCCTGTTCGGTGTAATTCCACCACTGGTGTCTGAGCAGGGCTTGGCCCAGACCAGGGCTATATATACTGTGGGGAGTCTCTAGTTAGCGGGACCTGCGGGCCATTAAAACTTCCGCTATAGGTTTAAGCTGTAGCCAACCCAACAGcacaggagaaagaggaaatagcAGAAAAACCAGTGTGCAGAATCCTGTCCCACTAGCACGTGGTCACAATGGCATCGCACACACTGGACAGGCCTGGAGACACCTGCAGGAACGTGCCCCCAGCCCTACATGGTAGGCTCAGGGATTCCAGAATTCCCAACAGGAAATTCATGTGCTCGTTAAGGTCCCTCCTTAACCT encodes the following:
- the CACNG3 gene encoding voltage-dependent calcium channel gamma-3 subunit, with protein sequence MRMCDRGIQMLITTVGAFAAFSLMTIAVGTDYWLYSRGVCRTKSTSDNETSRKNEEVMTHSGLWRTCCLEGAFRGVCKKIDHFPEDADYEQDTAEYLLRAVRASSIFPILSVTLLFFGGLCVAASEFHRSRHNVILSAGIFFVSAGLSNIIGIIVYISANAGDPGQRDSKKSYSYGWSFYFGAFSFIIAEIVGVVAVHIYIEKHQQLRAKSHSELLKKSTFARLPPYRYRFRRRSSSRSTEPRSRDLSPISKGFHTIPSTDISMFTLSRDPSKITMGTLLNSDRDHAFLQFHNSTPKEFKDSLHNNPANRRTTPV